In Phormidium yuhuli AB48, one genomic interval encodes:
- a CDS encoding glycosyltransferase family 4 protein, with translation MTVDTPFASPPRISILVSDLSKQGAGRWGGAVRTFLLAQALERLGAQVTIYGFIFGDDPAEPTVGNFPIVTVPGAYYPEFIRRSRELLRHLDTDIIYALRPKATTLGLALWHKRRTGCPIILDIDDWELSWHGGDRFRYRPSLKQLARDILKPKGALRYPDHPLYLRWMEAQVSKADAVTVHTGFLQDRFGGVNVPNGKDTDLFNPEGYDTQLSREVHGFSKYRILMFPGAPRPYKGIEDVLKALDLLNREELRLVIVGGSPYDDYDQDLRRRWGRWIIQLPPQPVTKMPFVVAGADIIVVPQRETPAALAQFPLKLTDGMSMAKPILATQVGDIPEILQGAGYLVAPEAPEAIAQQINWILEHPEEARQRGALARQRCVEHYSLDAMSHLLAKVIQSLPLSPHG, from the coding sequence ATGACTGTAGATACCCCCTTCGCCTCGCCCCCTAGGATTTCAATTCTTGTCAGTGATCTCTCAAAACAAGGAGCGGGACGCTGGGGGGGAGCAGTGCGAACCTTCTTATTGGCTCAGGCCCTAGAGCGACTGGGGGCTCAGGTTACCATTTATGGGTTCATTTTTGGGGATGATCCCGCTGAACCCACAGTAGGAAATTTTCCCATCGTGACGGTTCCTGGGGCTTATTATCCGGAGTTTATCAGGCGATCGCGGGAGTTACTACGGCACTTGGATACGGATATCATCTATGCTCTACGACCGAAGGCAACGACCTTGGGACTGGCATTGTGGCATAAACGCCGGACCGGTTGTCCAATTATCTTAGATATTGATGATTGGGAGTTAAGCTGGCATGGGGGCGATCGCTTTCGCTATCGGCCGAGCCTCAAACAACTAGCTCGGGATATCTTGAAGCCAAAGGGGGCCTTGCGCTACCCAGATCACCCTCTATATCTACGATGGATGGAGGCTCAAGTGTCGAAAGCAGACGCAGTAACAGTTCATACAGGGTTTTTGCAAGATCGCTTTGGGGGGGTGAATGTTCCGAACGGCAAGGATACAGATTTATTTAACCCGGAGGGGTATGATACTCAACTCAGTCGTGAGGTTCATGGTTTTTCCAAGTACCGGATCTTGATGTTCCCCGGGGCGCCTCGTCCTTATAAGGGAATTGAGGATGTTCTCAAGGCCTTAGATCTCCTCAATCGTGAGGAGTTGCGCTTAGTCATTGTGGGGGGAAGTCCCTATGATGATTATGACCAAGACTTACGCCGCCGTTGGGGACGCTGGATCATTCAACTGCCACCGCAGCCTGTGACGAAAATGCCCTTTGTGGTGGCTGGGGCTGATATCATTGTGGTTCCTCAACGGGAAACCCCCGCCGCCTTAGCCCAGTTTCCCCTTAAGCTAACCGATGGAATGTCGATGGCAAAACCGATTCTGGCAACGCAGGTTGGGGATATTCCCGAAATTCTCCAGGGTGCAGGGTATTTAGTCGCGCCGGAGGCTCCCGAGGCGATCGCTCAGCAGATTAACTGGATCTTGGAGCATCCCGAGGAGGCGAGACAACGGGGAGCCTTAGCCCGACAACGCTGTGTGGAACACTATAGTCTTGATGCCATGTCCCACCTGTTGGCTAAGGTGATTCAGTCCCTGCCCCTATCGCCCCATGGGTAA
- a CDS encoding O-antigen ligase family protein: MMRPQWGLYLALLIFPLSPLLGGIAVVGVTAWQWWRDGRSHRQQPLTWSFALAALLLLLSSLQADDPSLALLGLANFLPFMVIFIASRALIQQPQHRQDLSQAIVLSSLPVALIGLGQQYLGWHGPIHLGWLISWDLEAGGTPPGRMASVFGYANPLANFSLIAWTLAIGLTLHAWRSHQRARVAAGFLCIGLNSIVLFETSSRNSWAVAVLIALIYGIILRWHWLLGMLGAIATIILGAAFAPPPLQSPLQTLVPRAIWARLNDDLYPHRPVETLRTTQWQFAWDLTQQRPFRGWGLQHFPQLYQAQTGEWLGHPHNLPLMLLCETGVLATLALILPIGWIYYQGLRRLNHLGKLDPIPLSIFLAFTATSLFHIVDVTLFDARVNILGWLLLAAIDNGQTVRDSKPPHTTNAQTP, encoded by the coding sequence ATGATGCGTCCCCAATGGGGTCTATATTTAGCACTACTCATCTTTCCCCTGAGTCCTCTTCTCGGGGGAATCGCCGTCGTGGGGGTCACCGCCTGGCAATGGTGGCGTGACGGGCGATCGCACCGACAACAGCCCCTCACTTGGAGTTTTGCTCTAGCGGCCCTCCTCCTCCTCCTATCCAGTCTCCAAGCCGATGACCCCTCCCTCGCCCTGCTTGGATTAGCCAATTTCCTGCCCTTCATGGTCATTTTCATCGCCAGCCGGGCCCTCATCCAACAGCCCCAACACCGACAAGACCTCAGCCAAGCCATTGTCCTCTCCTCCTTACCCGTCGCCTTAATTGGCCTAGGACAACAGTATTTAGGCTGGCACGGTCCTATTCACCTCGGTTGGCTCATCTCCTGGGACCTTGAAGCCGGCGGAACCCCCCCAGGTCGTATGGCCTCCGTCTTTGGCTATGCCAACCCCCTCGCTAACTTTAGCCTCATCGCCTGGACCCTCGCCATTGGTTTGACCCTTCACGCCTGGCGATCGCACCAACGGGCCCGCGTCGCCGCCGGTTTCCTGTGCATCGGTCTCAATAGCATCGTCCTTTTCGAGACCTCCTCCCGCAATAGCTGGGCCGTCGCCGTTCTAATTGCCCTTATCTATGGCATTATCCTCCGTTGGCATTGGCTGTTGGGGATGTTGGGGGCGATCGCCACTATTATCCTTGGGGCCGCCTTTGCCCCCCCTCCCCTGCAATCTCCCCTACAAACCCTTGTTCCCCGAGCCATCTGGGCCCGCCTCAACGATGACCTCTATCCTCATCGTCCCGTAGAAACCCTGCGAACCACTCAATGGCAATTTGCGTGGGACTTAACCCAACAACGACCCTTCCGGGGCTGGGGATTGCAACATTTTCCCCAACTCTATCAAGCCCAAACTGGAGAATGGCTCGGCCATCCCCATAACCTACCCCTAATGCTTCTGTGCGAAACCGGCGTTCTCGCGACCCTCGCCCTCATTCTCCCCATTGGTTGGATCTATTATCAGGGACTGCGCCGCCTGAACCATCTCGGGAAACTTGACCCCATCCCCCTGAGCATTTTTCTAGCCTTCACCGCCACCAGTCTCTTCCATATTGTCGATGTCACCCTCTTTGACGCCCGGGTGAATATCCTTGGCTGGCTCCTCCTGGCCGCGATCGACAACGGTCAAACCGTCAGAGACTCAAAGCCCCCCCACACTACTAATGCCCAAACACCCTAG
- a CDS encoding L,D-transpeptidase yields MTLRSTMTHVPKWLAATLSGAAAVFVLSPGAAMAQDEMAYRLRVSPNLQVPPLGEPGDFLPSGDVRPPELPSDSQVTPDSISKPNSRIELRLGERRVYVYEDDEIVASYPVAIGKPGWETPIGEFEVTNMALDPIWENPWTGELVPPGPNSPIGPAVIVFYEGDDWIAFHGTPHEELIGQAVSHGCVRMRNDDILAMYEKVNPGTPVVVAQ; encoded by the coding sequence ATGACCCTACGCTCTACAATGACCCATGTTCCCAAATGGCTCGCGGCCACACTGTCAGGAGCTGCTGCTGTGTTTGTCCTGAGTCCGGGAGCAGCGATGGCTCAAGATGAGATGGCCTATCGTCTGCGGGTTAGTCCGAATCTTCAGGTTCCTCCCTTGGGCGAACCGGGAGACTTTTTGCCGTCTGGTGATGTACGTCCCCCTGAGTTGCCCAGTGACTCCCAAGTCACGCCGGATTCCATCAGTAAACCCAATTCCCGGATTGAATTGCGTCTCGGGGAACGTCGGGTCTATGTGTATGAAGATGACGAAATTGTAGCGAGTTATCCAGTGGCGATCGGGAAGCCAGGTTGGGAAACACCGATTGGGGAGTTTGAGGTAACGAATATGGCGTTAGACCCCATCTGGGAGAATCCTTGGACGGGTGAGTTAGTGCCTCCGGGACCGAATAGCCCTATCGGCCCGGCGGTGATTGTCTTCTATGAAGGAGATGATTGGATTGCATTTCATGGAACACCCCATGAGGAGTTAATTGGTCAGGCCGTGTCTCATGGCTGCGTACGGATGCGGAATGATGACATCCTGGCGATGTATGAGAAGGTCAATCCCGGTACGCCAGTGGTGGTAGCACAATAA
- a CDS encoding NAD(P)/FAD-dependent oxidoreductase produces the protein MANILVIGGGAAGFFGAITAAQHNPNLRITLLEASRHPLHKVRISGGGRCNVTHACFDPKHLVQHYPRGNKALRGPFTRFQPRDTINWFAQQGVSLKTEADGRMFPTTDDSDTIAQCLLTTAQRAGIKLETQTPVQTIQRHNQGFRISLRNGETRDCDRLLLATGSHPSGYRFAQTLGHSIIPPVPSLFTFTIRDPHLTQLAGISVPHVQVSLPQHNLKQEGPLLITHWGLSGPAVLKLSAWGARPLHDGHYRTPLRLNWLPQHTPETLKPIYQHQKANHPRKTLGSFSPIPLSRRLWTYHLQATDIDPQTRWAEVSKKALNRLTQHLLQSHYLIDGKGIFKDEFVTCGGINLKEINFKTLESRLCPNLYLAGELLDIDGITGGFNFQNAWTTSWLAGQSLAQP, from the coding sequence ATGGCCAACATCCTTGTCATTGGCGGTGGGGCCGCCGGCTTCTTTGGTGCCATCACCGCCGCCCAACATAACCCCAACCTCCGCATCACCCTTCTTGAAGCCAGCCGCCATCCCCTCCACAAAGTCCGCATCTCCGGCGGTGGACGCTGCAACGTTACCCACGCCTGCTTCGATCCCAAACACCTGGTTCAACACTATCCCCGAGGCAACAAAGCCCTACGGGGTCCCTTCACCCGCTTCCAACCCCGCGACACCATCAACTGGTTTGCCCAACAAGGCGTCTCCCTCAAAACCGAAGCCGACGGACGGATGTTCCCCACCACCGACGACTCCGACACCATCGCCCAATGCCTCCTCACCACCGCCCAACGAGCCGGAATTAAACTAGAAACCCAAACCCCCGTCCAAACCATCCAACGTCACAACCAAGGCTTTCGCATCAGTCTCCGCAACGGAGAAACCCGAGATTGCGATCGTCTCCTCCTCGCCACCGGCAGTCATCCCAGCGGCTATCGTTTCGCCCAAACCCTCGGTCATAGCATCATCCCCCCCGTCCCCTCCCTCTTCACCTTCACCATCCGCGACCCCCACCTCACCCAACTCGCCGGCATTTCCGTCCCCCACGTCCAAGTCAGCCTCCCCCAGCACAACCTCAAACAAGAGGGTCCCCTGCTGATTACCCATTGGGGCCTCAGCGGTCCCGCCGTCCTCAAACTCTCCGCCTGGGGAGCCAGGCCCCTCCATGACGGCCACTATCGCACCCCCCTGCGACTCAACTGGCTTCCCCAACACACCCCCGAAACCCTCAAACCCATCTATCAGCACCAAAAAGCCAACCACCCCCGCAAAACCCTCGGCAGTTTTTCCCCCATCCCCCTCTCCCGGCGACTCTGGACCTACCATCTCCAGGCCACAGACATCGACCCACAAACCCGCTGGGCCGAAGTGTCCAAAAAAGCCCTCAACCGTCTCACCCAGCACCTTCTCCAGAGCCACTATCTCATCGACGGCAAAGGCATCTTCAAAGACGAATTCGTCACCTGCGGCGGCATTAACCTGAAAGAAATCAACTTCAAGACCCTAGAAAGCCGTCTCTGTCCCAATCTGTACCTAGCCGGAGAACTCCTAGACATCGACGGAATCACCGGCGGCTTCAACTTTCAAAACGCCTGGACCACCAGTTGGCTAGCCGGCCAATCCCTAGCCCAACCCTAA
- a CDS encoding TVP38/TMEM64 family protein has product MLLLTTALMMYGLGRLEMDLMRAWLEEAGWWAPVLYLVLYSLGTLLLLPSTPLNLMGGALFGTGWGTVWTSVGAMLAAILAFWLSRHLGRGAIAGRLQGRWQALDAELQQGGMWYLFAIRLLPIIPYGLVNIAAGLSGISSGDYLLGTALGTVPGIFPIVWLGSAGVQALETGELLPLFGALSLIGLLMLGATIYQRRRRFPWDDAHEASKDRNRP; this is encoded by the coding sequence GTGCTTCTTCTGACAACGGCCCTAATGATGTATGGGTTAGGGCGCTTGGAGATGGACTTGATGCGAGCTTGGCTCGAGGAGGCGGGTTGGTGGGCGCCGGTTCTCTATCTAGTGCTATATAGTCTAGGAACCTTACTGCTACTGCCTTCAACACCTCTCAATTTGATGGGAGGGGCCCTGTTTGGTACAGGTTGGGGGACGGTTTGGACGAGTGTAGGAGCAATGTTGGCGGCGATTTTGGCGTTTTGGCTCAGTCGCCACCTGGGACGGGGGGCGATCGCCGGGCGCTTGCAGGGACGTTGGCAGGCCCTGGATGCTGAACTTCAGCAGGGGGGGATGTGGTATCTATTTGCCATTCGCCTACTGCCGATTATTCCCTATGGGTTGGTCAATATTGCAGCGGGGTTAAGTGGTATTTCCTCGGGGGATTATCTACTGGGGACGGCATTGGGCACAGTTCCGGGGATTTTTCCCATTGTATGGCTCGGGAGTGCGGGGGTTCAAGCTCTGGAAACGGGGGAACTCTTACCTCTATTTGGGGCTTTGAGTTTAATCGGATTGTTGATGCTTGGGGCAACAATCTATCAACGGCGACGACGCTTTCCCTGGGATGACGCTCATGAAGCCAGCAAGGACCGTAATCGCCCCTGA
- a CDS encoding ABC transporter ATP-binding protein yields MSPNKLLLKVALQSPYLFVGTVLLGFSGAVFNSVSVTLIVPLVLSILGQETSVMGGMPPVIQQAMGFADNISGEYRIAILTLVVFLAIALKNFSGYASALVGKALGQSVARTLRYDGVSVFLNVDIDFFSKNKIGDIMNKMNSEIARTATAISSFSQLIVSAITILFFIAILTSISWQLTLTSTVVLGLVVSINQVFIKRAKKFGQQLTSDARALTNKLIETLYGISLIRTVATEDLEFDRLKDLIYARERSEFKSEANSAIISPINETAGIMALLLIVLAARYLFVEQIEALSAVLLTYLLLLFRLLPVVGNINNIRSGLSNKSASVLVVSEYLDRSNKPFMKNGAIPFEKLTKGIEFKSVDFRYGSGNQELALRNIDLWIPRGKTVALVGSSGAGKSTLADLIPRFYDPCGGQIKFDDEDLRSYDMKTVRRRMGIVSQDTFLFNNSVLYNLTYGCEWAGEAEAVDAAKRANAYEFIMNLPQGFDTEIGDRGVMLSGGQRQRLAIARAIIRDPEILILDEATSALDTLSERLVQEAIEELCHDRTTIVIAHRLSTIRNADQIVVMERGAIMEVGSHTSLLEQEGYYSTLYQAQFAQDNEDAIQQARQETLINTSYEVRTRLNPMIGFLNLLVDDIVDSPEERQELTQEAYESAVRLLKTLQFLESSARGESPDE; encoded by the coding sequence ATGTCTCCCAATAAGCTCTTACTAAAAGTCGCACTTCAATCGCCATACTTATTTGTCGGGACGGTCCTATTAGGATTTTCAGGGGCGGTGTTTAATAGTGTTAGTGTGACCTTAATTGTGCCCCTAGTCTTATCAATTTTAGGACAGGAAACCAGCGTCATGGGCGGGATGCCGCCCGTGATTCAACAGGCGATGGGATTTGCAGATAATATCTCAGGGGAGTATCGTATTGCCATTTTAACATTGGTGGTGTTTCTGGCGATCGCCCTCAAGAATTTCTCAGGCTATGCCAGTGCTTTAGTGGGAAAAGCATTAGGACAATCCGTTGCTCGAACATTGCGTTATGATGGAGTCAGTGTTTTCTTAAATGTTGACATTGATTTTTTTTCTAAGAACAAGATTGGTGACATCATGAACAAAATGAACTCAGAGATAGCTCGGACAGCAACCGCTATCAGTTCATTTAGTCAGCTTATCGTTTCAGCAATCACCATTCTTTTCTTTATTGCTATCTTAACCTCGATTTCTTGGCAGTTGACCTTAACATCAACTGTAGTCTTGGGGTTAGTTGTTTCGATCAACCAGGTCTTTATTAAGCGGGCTAAGAAATTTGGTCAGCAGCTAACGAGTGATGCACGTGCGTTAACGAATAAACTTATTGAGACTCTATATGGAATTAGTTTAATTAGAACAGTTGCCACAGAGGATTTAGAATTTGACCGGCTCAAGGACCTGATTTATGCCCGTGAGCGCAGTGAGTTTAAGTCTGAAGCAAACTCAGCGATTATTTCTCCCATCAATGAAACCGCTGGAATTATGGCTTTGTTACTCATCGTTTTGGCGGCTCGATATTTATTTGTGGAGCAAATTGAGGCTCTATCTGCGGTTCTCTTAACTTATCTTTTACTCCTATTTCGTCTGTTACCTGTAGTAGGAAACATCAATAACATTCGGAGTGGCTTGTCGAACAAAAGTGCTAGTGTATTAGTCGTTTCTGAGTATTTAGATCGGAGTAACAAACCCTTCATGAAGAATGGGGCAATTCCTTTTGAGAAGTTAACAAAAGGGATTGAGTTCAAATCGGTGGACTTTCGCTATGGCAGTGGGAACCAGGAGTTAGCGCTTCGGAATATTGATTTATGGATTCCTCGGGGGAAAACCGTAGCCCTAGTGGGAAGTTCTGGGGCGGGTAAATCTACGTTGGCAGACTTGATTCCCCGTTTTTATGATCCCTGTGGTGGACAAATTAAGTTTGATGATGAAGATTTACGGAGTTATGACATGAAAACCGTGCGTCGTCGTATGGGGATTGTCAGTCAAGATACGTTCTTGTTCAATAACTCAGTGTTATATAACCTGACCTATGGCTGTGAGTGGGCTGGGGAAGCGGAGGCTGTTGATGCGGCAAAACGGGCGAATGCTTACGAGTTTATTATGAATTTGCCCCAGGGATTTGATACAGAAATCGGCGATCGCGGGGTGATGCTCTCTGGGGGACAACGACAACGGTTGGCGATCGCCCGAGCTATTATCCGGGATCCGGAAATCCTGATTCTCGATGAAGCCACAAGCGCCCTAGACACCTTATCAGAACGGTTGGTGCAGGAGGCGATTGAAGAACTCTGTCACGATCGCACCACCATTGTCATCGCTCACCGCCTCTCTACAATTCGCAATGCGGATCAGATTGTTGTTATGGAACGGGGAGCCATCATGGAAGTTGGCTCTCACACCTCACTTTTGGAACAAGAGGGCTACTATTCCACCCTCTACCAAGCTCAATTTGCCCAGGATAACGAGGATGCCATTCAACAGGCCCGCCAGGAAACCCTCATTAACACCTCCTATGAGGTTCGTACCCGCCTCAACCCGATGATTGGCTTCCTCAACCTGTTAGTAGACGACATTGTGGATTCCCCAGAAGAGCGCCAAGAACTGACTCAAGAAGCCTATGAGTCCGCCGTACGACTTCTCAAAACCTTACAGTTTTTAGAAAGCAGTGCTAGGGGCGAGTCCCCCGATGAGTGA
- the gloB gene encoding hydroxyacylglutathione hydrolase codes for MEIYRLPVLSDNYIFLLHDRRRNLAAVVDPAQAEPVLEKVQDLNAQLTAIFNTHHHADHVGGNGALQHAFPDLTIYGGRYDRGRIPGQSVFLDEGDRISFAGRDGQVYFVPGHTRAHIAYYFPPTHPSDPGDLFCGDTLFAGGCGRLFEGTPAQMLESLTKLRALPDETRIWCAHEYTLNNLKFALTVDGDNPQLQQRFQDVQTARSRQHATIPSRLGIEKQTNPFLRWDHPQLQQAVQSRDNIQTFARLRGRKDLF; via the coding sequence ATGGAAATTTATCGCCTTCCCGTCCTATCCGATAACTACATCTTTTTGCTCCATGATCGCCGCCGAAACCTCGCCGCTGTCGTCGATCCCGCCCAAGCAGAACCGGTTTTAGAGAAAGTACAAGACCTCAACGCCCAGCTAACGGCCATCTTCAACACCCACCATCACGCTGACCATGTTGGAGGTAATGGAGCCTTGCAACACGCCTTTCCTGACCTGACCATCTATGGCGGGCGATACGATCGCGGCCGCATCCCCGGCCAGTCCGTCTTTCTCGACGAGGGCGATCGCATCTCCTTTGCCGGACGAGACGGTCAGGTCTATTTCGTCCCTGGCCACACCCGGGCCCACATTGCCTATTATTTTCCCCCAACTCATCCCAGCGACCCTGGCGACCTCTTCTGTGGAGATACCCTCTTTGCCGGAGGCTGTGGACGGCTCTTTGAAGGAACCCCAGCCCAGATGCTAGAGTCCCTCACGAAACTGCGGGCCCTCCCCGACGAGACCCGCATCTGGTGTGCCCATGAATACACCCTAAACAACCTTAAATTTGCCCTCACCGTCGATGGAGACAACCCCCAACTCCAGCAACGGTTCCAAGACGTCCAGACCGCGCGATCGCGCCAACACGCCACCATCCCCTCTCGCCTTGGCATCGAAAAACAAACCAATCCCTTCCTACGCTGGGACCATCCCCAACTTCAACAAGCCGTGCAAAGTCGAGACAACATCCAGACCTTTGCCCGCCTACGAGGACGCAAAGATTTGTTTTGA
- a CDS encoding glycosyltransferase family 2 protein — translation MAIAPNLNGSITLSIVIPIYNEEANLSHLFERVLNSVQGLNITYEIICINDGSRDNSLDQLIHYHKENSAIKIINFSRNFGKDIALSAGLDYACGAAVIPLDADLQDPPELMTHLLEKWRQGYDVVYATRRDRQGESWLKRVSSQRFYRLLGRVSDVPIPQDTGDFRLMDRRVVEALKQLPERNRFMKGLFAWVGYRQVAIEYDRPPRYAGRSKWNYWQLWNFALDGITAFSLIPLKVWSYLGLGISILALVYAIFLVIRTLIYGIDVPGYASLMVAVLFMGGVQLISLGVIGEYLGRVYEEVKGRPLYLVRDLYGFEGKNQLEGGNSSPLEGEG, via the coding sequence ATGGCAATAGCCCCTAATTTAAATGGTTCTATTACTCTATCTATAGTGATTCCAATTTATAATGAGGAAGCTAATTTATCTCATTTATTTGAACGAGTTTTAAACAGTGTGCAGGGGTTAAATATTACCTATGAAATTATCTGCATCAATGATGGCAGTCGTGATAATAGCTTAGACCAATTGATTCACTATCATAAAGAAAATTCTGCCATCAAAATCATCAACTTTTCCCGTAATTTCGGCAAAGACATTGCTCTGAGTGCGGGGCTAGATTATGCCTGTGGAGCGGCAGTGATTCCCCTAGATGCGGACTTGCAAGACCCTCCCGAATTAATGACCCACTTGCTGGAGAAATGGCGGCAGGGCTATGATGTCGTCTATGCAACTCGTCGCGATCGCCAGGGAGAGAGTTGGCTCAAACGGGTAAGTTCCCAGCGCTTTTACCGACTCTTGGGACGGGTGAGTGATGTGCCAATTCCTCAAGATACGGGAGACTTTCGCCTGATGGATCGGCGGGTGGTGGAGGCGCTGAAACAACTGCCAGAGCGGAACCGCTTTATGAAAGGGTTATTTGCTTGGGTCGGCTATCGACAAGTGGCGATCGAGTATGATCGCCCTCCTCGCTATGCCGGCCGCAGCAAGTGGAACTATTGGCAACTATGGAATTTTGCCTTAGATGGAATTACGGCCTTTAGTTTAATTCCCTTAAAGGTTTGGAGTTACTTGGGATTAGGAATTTCTATTTTGGCCCTGGTTTATGCCATTTTTTTGGTCATCCGAACTCTGATTTACGGCATTGATGTGCCGGGCTATGCCTCTTTGATGGTGGCAGTATTATTTATGGGAGGAGTGCAGCTGATTAGTTTAGGGGTGATTGGAGAATATTTAGGACGGGTTTATGAGGAAGTTAAGGGCCGTCCCCTATATCTAGTACGGGATCTCTATGGCTTTGAGGGGAAAAACCAGCTTGAGGGGGGGAACTCGTCCCCCTTAGAGGGGGAGGGATAA